A genomic region of Cannabis sativa cultivar Pink pepper isolate KNU-18-1 chromosome 1, ASM2916894v1, whole genome shotgun sequence contains the following coding sequences:
- the LOC115708181 gene encoding acetylserotonin O-methyltransferase — MAKMQEGGDHHDELTCRAKEEDEQEEERARIDIYKYVFGFVEMAVVKCAIELGIADTIERHGRPMSLKELSSALGCTPHNIHRIMRFLVNRRIFKEIKNDIVNDEGAGTLYVQTSLSRLLIKSGERSMASFVLMESSKPMLAPWHCLSARLKAEVIDNSLTPFEEANGQDLWSYTAANPEHSQLLNEAMACNARVTVAAILDSCLEVFDGVGSIVDVGGGNGTAMQLLVKGCPWIKEGILFDLPHVVSVALKSDRVVHVGGDMFESVPKADAAFLMWVLHDWEDKDCIQILKNCREAISEKGKVIIVESVIENNKEQNNGMKKDELEFKDVGLFLDMVMMAHTNKGKERTLDQWVYVLHQAGFTRYNVRSIKGAISSLIEAFPI, encoded by the exons ATGGCTAAAATGCAAGAAGGAGGAGATCATCATGATGAACTAACATGTAGAGCAAAGGAGGAAGATGAACAAGAAGAGGAACGAGCAAGAATAGATATCTACAAATATGTATTTGGGTTCGTAGAAATGGCTGTAGTGAAATGCGCCATTGAGCTGGGAATAGCTGACACCATCGAACGCCATGGGCGCCCCATGTCTCTCAAGGAGTTATCATCAGCCTTAGGCTGTACTCCTCATAACATTCACCGCATCATGAGATTCTTGGTGAACCGAAGAATATTCAAAGAGATCAAAAACGACATCGTTAATGATGAAGGAGCTGGTACTCTATACGTACAAACATCCCTCTCACGACTCCTCATCAAGTCCGGAGAAAGAAGCATGGCATCTTTTGTGTTGATGGAGAGCAGTAAGCCTATGCTGGCGCCGTGGCACTGCCTTAGCGCCCGTCTCAAGGCGGAAGTAATTGATAACTCTTTGACGCCATTTGAGGAGGCGAATGGCCAGGATTTATGGAGCTACACGGCAGCCAATCCTGAACACAGCCAGCTCTTGAATGAAGCAATGGCCTGTAATGCCAGGGTCACAGTGGCTGCAATATTAGACAGTTGTTTGGAGGTGTTTGATGGTGTTGGTAGCATAGTCGATGTTGGCGGTGGAAATGGAACCGCTATGCAGCTGTTGGTTAAGGGTTGTCCTTGGATTAAGGAAGGAATTCTTTTTGATCTTCCCCATGTTGTGTCTGTTGCGCTAAAATCTGATCGTGTTGTCCATGTTGGTGGTGACATGTTTGAGTCTGTTCCTAAAGCTGATGCTGCTTTTCTTATG TGGGTTCTTCATGACTGGGAAGACAAAGATTGTATTCAAATACTAAAGAATTGTAGGGAAGCTATTTCAGAGAAAGGGAAAGTGATAATCGTTGAATCTGTGATTGAAAATAACAAAGAGCAAAATAATGGTATGAAGAAAGATGAGTTGGAGTTTAAAGATGTGGGTTTGTTTCTTGATATGGTGATGATGGCTCATACCAACAAAGGCAAAGAGAGGACCTTGGATCAATGGGTGTACGTTCTTCACCAAGCAGGCTTCACTCGATACAACGTTAGATCTATTAAGGGTGCTATCTCTTCTCTTATTGAGGCTTTTCCAATATAA